A stretch of the Streptomyces sp. WMMB303 genome encodes the following:
- a CDS encoding response regulator, which produces MSGRVLVVDDSSVIRQLIRVNLELEGFEVVTAVDGAECLDVVHRVRPDVVTLDAVMPRLDGVRTAERLRADPRTRHLPLALVSACTELEGGGVVGGERGVDAFLGKPFEPADLVQMVHRLTFGRPGAAGAEDGGSAGRVSGGTPDAFGGADGVSEVSEVSETVEH; this is translated from the coding sequence ATGTCCGGCCGGGTGCTTGTTGTGGACGACAGCAGCGTCATCCGGCAGTTGATCAGGGTCAACCTCGAGCTCGAGGGCTTCGAGGTGGTGACCGCAGTCGACGGTGCCGAGTGCCTGGACGTGGTGCATCGCGTGCGGCCTGATGTCGTGACGCTCGATGCGGTGATGCCGCGTCTGGACGGGGTCCGTACTGCGGAGCGGCTGCGGGCCGATCCACGTACGAGGCACCTGCCGCTCGCGCTCGTGAGCGCGTGCACCGAGTTGGAGGGCGGGGGTGTGGTCGGCGGTGAGAGAGGCGTGGACGCGTTCCTGGGGAAGCCCTTCGAGCCCGCGGATCTGGTGCAGATGGTGCACCGGCTGACGTTCGGGAGACCCGGAGCGGCCGGGGCCGAGGATGGCGGTTCCGCGGGGAGAGTGTCCGGTGGGACTCCCGATGCCTTCGGCGGTGCCGACGGGGTCTCCGAAGTCTCCGAGGTTTCCGAGACTGTCGAGCACTGA
- the lysA gene encoding diaminopimelate decarboxylase has translation MSRSAHPAGPRHADVLPEGHYTAPPADLNSLDPRVWAQTVERTPEGAVAVGGLDVRRLAEEFGTPAYVMDETDFRARCRAWRDAFGPDADVYYAGKAFLSRAVVRWLHEEGLNLDVCSGGELATALAAGMPAERIALHGNNKSDAEIHRAVEAGVGRIVLDSFQEIARVAHTAARLGRRQPVQIRVTVGVEAHTHEFIATAHEDQKFGLALAGGGSSEAGEGPAAEAVRRVLMLDSLELTGIHSHIGSQIFDMAGFEVSARRVVGLLTRVRDEHGVELPEIDLGGGLGIAYTPEDDPREPHEIAKALGDIVTRECEAAGLAVPRLSVEPGRAIAGPTAFTLYEVGTLKELEGLRTYVSVDGGMSDNIRTALYDAEYSVALVSRASAAEPMLSRVVGKHCESGDIVVRDAFLPADLAPGDLLAVPATGAYCRSMASNYNHALRPPVVAVRDGQARTILRRETEEDLLRLDVG, from the coding sequence ATGAGCCGTTCCGCACACCCGGCAGGGCCCCGGCACGCCGACGTTCTTCCCGAGGGCCACTACACGGCGCCTCCGGCGGATCTCAATTCACTCGACCCGCGCGTGTGGGCGCAGACCGTCGAGCGCACGCCGGAGGGCGCCGTCGCGGTCGGCGGCCTGGACGTGCGCCGCCTCGCCGAGGAGTTCGGCACCCCGGCGTATGTGATGGACGAGACCGACTTCCGGGCCCGCTGCCGCGCCTGGCGGGACGCCTTCGGGCCGGATGCCGACGTCTACTACGCGGGGAAGGCGTTTCTCTCCAGGGCCGTCGTGCGCTGGCTGCACGAGGAGGGGCTGAACCTCGACGTGTGCTCGGGCGGCGAGCTGGCGACCGCGCTGGCTGCGGGGATGCCCGCCGAGCGCATCGCGCTGCACGGCAACAACAAGTCCGACGCGGAGATCCACCGGGCCGTGGAGGCGGGTGTGGGGCGGATCGTGCTGGACTCGTTCCAGGAGATCGCCCGGGTCGCGCACACCGCTGCGCGGCTGGGGCGGCGGCAGCCGGTGCAGATCCGGGTCACGGTCGGTGTCGAGGCGCACACGCACGAGTTCATCGCGACCGCGCACGAGGACCAGAAGTTCGGGCTGGCGCTCGCCGGTGGCGGCTCGTCCGAGGCCGGGGAGGGACCGGCCGCCGAGGCGGTGCGCCGGGTTCTGATGCTGGACAGCCTGGAGCTGACCGGGATCCACTCGCACATCGGCTCGCAGATCTTCGACATGGCCGGCTTCGAGGTCTCGGCCCGCCGCGTGGTGGGGCTGCTGACCCGGGTCCGGGACGAGCACGGGGTGGAGCTGCCGGAGATCGACCTGGGCGGCGGGCTGGGGATCGCCTACACGCCGGAGGACGATCCGCGTGAGCCGCACGAGATCGCCAAGGCGCTGGGGGACATCGTCACCCGGGAGTGCGAGGCGGCGGGGCTGGCGGTGCCGCGGCTTTCGGTGGAGCCGGGGCGTGCCATCGCGGGGCCGACGGCGTTCACGCTGTACGAGGTCGGCACGCTCAAGGAGTTGGAGGGGCTGCGGACGTATGTGAGCGTGGACGGCGGGATGTCGGACAACATCCGCACGGCGCTCTACGACGCGGAGTACAGCGTGGCGCTGGTCTCGCGGGCTTCGGCGGCGGAGCCGATGCTCAGCCGGGTGGTCGGCAAGCACTGCGAGAGCGGTGACATCGTCGTGCGGGACGCGTTCCTGCCCGCCGATCTGGCGCCGGGTGATCTGCTGGCCGTGCCCGCGACCGGCGCGTACTGCCGTTCGATGGCGAGCAACTACAACCACGCGCTGCGGCCGCCGGTCGTCGCGGTGCGGGACGGGCAGGCGCGGACGATCCTGCGGCGTGAGACGGAGGAGGATCTCCTGCGGCTCGATGTCGGTTAG
- a CDS encoding LCP family protein produces MAGDSYEGDTAAARRSGRIRATGRRRRPLSGSRRAVRVAAWTVAGALVLGGGSLGFVYFKLDGNISGVDINAALGTDRPEDTPDGSMDILVLGSDSRAGANAKYGKSEGGARSDTAMVLHINEKHDKASVVSIPRDTVVQRPSCKGDGSEKGRTVPAQRAMFNSAYKVGGPACAVKTVESLSGVRMDHYLEVDFAGFQKLIDTLGGVEMTTHKAIDDKDSHLKLKAGTHRLDGEQSLGLVRTRHGVGDGSDLGRIQLQQAFLKALIDQVNSVGLFSSPKKLYDLADTATSAVTTDSELDSVGKLTGMAKTLKGIKSDDIRMTTLPVAYDPEDPNRVVQIRSKTEKVWSALRHDEPVPKSATKGSASDRTDIGGVVDDGRAGTSAPPQAGTGQQSDG; encoded by the coding sequence ATGGCGGGCGACAGCTACGAGGGCGACACGGCGGCAGCGCGCCGCTCCGGGCGCATACGTGCCACCGGCCGTCGCCGCAGGCCGCTCAGCGGAAGCCGGCGTGCCGTGCGGGTCGCGGCCTGGACCGTGGCGGGCGCGCTCGTGCTCGGCGGGGGGAGTCTCGGGTTCGTCTACTTCAAGCTCGACGGCAACATATCCGGCGTCGACATCAACGCGGCCCTGGGCACGGACCGGCCGGAGGACACCCCGGACGGCTCCATGGACATCCTGGTGCTCGGCTCGGACAGCAGGGCCGGGGCCAACGCGAAATACGGCAAGAGCGAGGGCGGCGCCCGCTCGGACACGGCGATGGTGCTGCACATCAACGAGAAGCACGACAAAGCCAGCGTCGTCTCCATACCCCGGGACACCGTGGTGCAGCGGCCGAGTTGCAAGGGCGACGGGTCCGAGAAGGGCAGGACCGTCCCGGCCCAGCGGGCCATGTTCAACTCCGCGTACAAGGTCGGCGGCCCCGCCTGCGCCGTCAAGACCGTCGAATCCCTCTCCGGCGTCCGGATGGACCACTATCTCGAGGTCGACTTCGCCGGCTTCCAGAAGCTGATCGACACTCTCGGTGGCGTCGAGATGACCACCCACAAGGCGATCGACGACAAGGACAGCCACCTGAAGCTCAAGGCGGGCACCCACCGCCTGGACGGCGAGCAGTCCCTCGGCCTGGTCCGTACCCGGCACGGGGTGGGCGACGGCAGTGACCTGGGCCGCATCCAGCTCCAGCAGGCGTTCCTCAAGGCTCTGATCGACCAGGTCAACAGCGTCGGCCTGTTCAGCAGCCCCAAGAAGCTCTACGACCTGGCGGACACCGCGACCTCCGCGGTCACCACCGACTCGGAGCTGGACTCGGTCGGCAAGCTGACCGGCATGGCGAAGACGCTCAAGGGCATCAAGTCCGACGACATCCGGATGACCACGCTGCCGGTCGCCTACGACCCCGAGGACCCGAACCGGGTGGTGCAGATCCGCTCGAAGACGGAGAAGGTCTGGTCGGCGCTCCGGCACGACGAGCCGGTGCCGAAGTCCGCCACCAAGGGTTCGGCGAGCGACAGGACCGACATCGGTGGAGTGGTGGACGACGGGCGCGCCGGCACCTCCGCGCCCCCGCAGGCAGGCACCGGGCAGCAGTCCGACGGCTGA
- the rpmE gene encoding 50S ribosomal protein L31 translates to MKRDIHPEYRETQVSCTCGNSFTTRTTMPEGVIRADICSACHPFYTGKQKILDTGGRVARFEARFGKSAGSAKK, encoded by the coding sequence TTGAAGCGCGACATCCACCCCGAGTACCGCGAGACCCAGGTGAGCTGCACCTGCGGCAACTCGTTCACCACCCGCACGACCATGCCGGAAGGCGTGATCCGCGCGGACATCTGCTCGGCCTGCCACCCCTTCTACACCGGCAAGCAGAAGATCCTCGACACCGGTGGCCGCGTGGCCCGCTTCGAGGCCCGCTTCGGCAAGAGCGCCGGCAGCGCCAAGAAGTAG
- a CDS encoding DALR anticodon-binding domain-containing protein: MTPAQLSRTIRRVLPHALPDGEAERFVGEGAVGDAALFGGVRVVVESPPKRGAGDYATGVAFQVAAACGRPAREIAQQLCARLEGEVGAVGGAEVVGGGFVNVTLTNEARVALLRALTESGPTEAAAPTGPTAPTTSTAPTTSAEPNRSADRRTPTEAGTPPTAPADSVAPPVAPTDVPARDIPRWAAATGEDPAVLAVRTERASSLFRVQYAHARVCSLLRNGRRLGLRPEVESAVPLGAAGARLLALLADRARLTAAGPLARHLDAVAQAFAAFHDVCPPLPRGEEKPGAAHRGRLALAEATGAVLAGGLSQLGVSAPAHL, encoded by the coding sequence GTGACCCCCGCCCAGCTCTCCCGCACCATCCGGCGCGTGCTGCCTCATGCGCTGCCCGATGGTGAGGCCGAGCGTTTCGTGGGGGAGGGGGCTGTGGGTGATGCTGCTCTCTTCGGTGGCGTACGTGTGGTGGTGGAGTCCCCGCCCAAGCGGGGCGCCGGTGATTATGCGACCGGGGTCGCCTTCCAGGTCGCGGCAGCGTGCGGCCGTCCCGCTCGGGAGATCGCGCAGCAGCTGTGCGCGCGCCTCGAGGGGGAGGTGGGCGCGGTCGGCGGGGCCGAGGTCGTCGGCGGCGGGTTCGTGAACGTCACCCTGACGAACGAGGCCCGGGTCGCGCTGCTCCGTGCGCTGACGGAGAGCGGGCCGACCGAGGCCGCAGCCCCGACCGGGCCCACAGCTCCGACCACGTCCACAGCTCCGACCACGTCCGCGGAGCCGAACCGGTCCGCGGACCGGCGGACACCGACCGAGGCCGGGACACCGCCCACCGCCCCGGCCGACAGCGTGGCACCGCCCGTCGCACCGACCGACGTCCCCGCCCGTGACATTCCGCGCTGGGCCGCGGCCACCGGTGAGGATCCGGCGGTGCTCGCGGTGCGTACCGAGCGTGCGAGTTCGCTCTTCCGGGTGCAGTACGCGCACGCCCGGGTCTGCTCGTTGCTGCGCAACGGGCGCCGGCTCGGACTGCGTCCGGAGGTGGAGAGCGCGGTGCCGCTCGGGGCCGCGGGTGCCCGGCTGCTGGCGCTGCTCGCGGACCGGGCGCGGCTCACGGCGGCCGGGCCGCTGGCGCGGCATCTGGACGCCGTCGCCCAGGCGTTCGCCGCTTTCCACGACGTGTGTCCGCCGTTGCCCCGCGGTGAGGAGAAACCCGGGGCCGCGCACCGCGGGCGGCTGGCTCTCGCCGAGGCCACCGGAGCGGTGCTGGCAGGCGGCCTGTCCCAGCTCGGCGTCAGCGCACCCGCGCATCTGTAG
- a CDS encoding homoserine dehydrogenase, with protein sequence MRTRPLKVALLGCGVVGSEVARIMTTHAEDLAQRIGAPVELAGVAVRRPDRVRAGIDPALVTTDAAALAARADIDVAVEVIGGLEPARTLITSAFEHGASVVTANKALLAEDGSTLHEAADKYGVDLFYEAAVAAAIPLVRPLRESLAGDKVNRVLGIVNGTTNFILDRMESTGAGYSEALDEATALGYAEADPTADVEGFDAAAKAAILAGIAFHTRVRLDDVHREGLAEVTAADIASAKRMGCTVKLLAICERAADGRSVTARVHPAMLPLSHPLASVREAYNAVFVESEAAGQLMFYGPGAGGSPTASAVLGDLVAACRNKLSGGRGPGESAYAQLPVSPMGEVVTRYHISLDVADKPGVLAQVAMVFAEHGVSIDTVRQKGKEGPHDGAWLVVVTHRAQDAALGATVEALRGLDTVRGVASIMRVEGE encoded by the coding sequence ATGCGTACGCGTCCGCTGAAGGTGGCGCTGCTGGGCTGTGGGGTCGTCGGCTCAGAGGTGGCACGCATCATGACGACGCACGCGGAGGACCTCGCGCAGCGTATCGGCGCCCCGGTCGAACTGGCCGGGGTCGCCGTGCGCCGTCCCGACCGGGTCCGCGCGGGCATCGATCCGGCGCTGGTGACCACCGACGCGGCGGCGCTCGCCGCGCGCGCGGACATCGATGTGGCGGTCGAGGTCATCGGCGGCCTGGAGCCCGCCCGGACCCTGATCACCTCGGCCTTCGAGCACGGCGCCAGCGTCGTGACCGCGAACAAGGCACTGCTGGCCGAGGACGGCTCCACTCTGCACGAGGCCGCCGACAAGTACGGCGTCGATCTCTTCTACGAGGCGGCCGTGGCCGCCGCCATCCCGCTGGTGCGCCCGCTGCGCGAGTCCCTGGCGGGTGACAAGGTCAACCGCGTGCTGGGCATCGTCAACGGCACCACCAACTTCATTCTCGACCGGATGGAGTCCACCGGCGCCGGCTACAGCGAGGCGCTGGACGAGGCCACCGCGCTCGGCTACGCGGAGGCCGACCCCACTGCTGACGTGGAGGGCTTCGACGCGGCCGCCAAGGCCGCCATCCTGGCCGGTATCGCCTTCCACACCCGGGTGCGGCTGGACGATGTGCACCGCGAGGGCCTGGCCGAGGTCACGGCGGCCGACATCGCCTCCGCGAAACGGATGGGCTGCACCGTCAAGCTCCTGGCCATCTGCGAGCGGGCCGCGGACGGCCGCTCGGTGACCGCACGGGTGCACCCCGCGATGCTGCCGCTCAGCCACCCGCTGGCCTCGGTACGGGAGGCGTACAACGCCGTCTTCGTCGAGTCCGAGGCGGCGGGGCAGCTGATGTTCTACGGTCCGGGTGCGGGAGGCTCGCCCACCGCCTCCGCCGTGCTGGGCGACCTGGTCGCCGCCTGCCGCAACAAGCTCAGCGGCGGCCGGGGTCCCGGCGAGTCGGCCTACGCGCAGCTGCCCGTCTCGCCCATGGGCGAGGTGGTCACCCGCTACCACATCAGCCTGGATGTCGCCGACAAGCCGGGTGTGCTGGCGCAGGTGGCGATGGTCTTCGCCGAGCACGGGGTCTCCATCGACACCGTGCGGCAGAAGGGCAAGGAGGGTCCGCACGACGGCGCCTGGCTCGTCGTGGTCACCCACCGTGCTCAGGACGCGGCGCTCGGCGCGACGGTCGAGGCGCTCCGCGGCCTCGACACGGTGCGCGGGGTGGCCAGCATCATGCGGGTCGAGGGGGAGTGA
- the thrB gene encoding homoserine kinase — protein sequence MAGPAFRAAAVRVRVPATSANLGPGFDALGLALGIYDDVVVRVADSGLHIDIAGEGADALPRDEEHLLVRSLRTAFDLLGGQPRGLEVVCANRIPHGRGLGSSSAAICAGVMAARAVTTGGEARLDDTALLELATEIEGHPDNVAACLLGGFTLAWTDGGAARALRMAPAASLVPVVFVPAQPLLTQTARGLLPRTVPHVDAAFNAGRAALLVEAMTRRPELLLAATEDRLHQEYRAPAMTESADLVGRLRSEGVPAVISGAGPTVLALASDEGEADKVSRLAGEGWTANRLALDLDGASVLPLSAGARSGPDEAGNAPGGTDSGSR from the coding sequence ATGGCCGGTCCCGCGTTCCGCGCCGCCGCCGTCCGAGTGCGTGTCCCCGCCACCAGCGCCAACCTCGGCCCCGGCTTCGACGCACTCGGTCTCGCCCTGGGGATCTATGACGACGTGGTGGTCCGCGTCGCCGACTCCGGTCTGCACATCGACATCGCGGGCGAGGGCGCCGATGCCCTGCCCCGGGACGAGGAACACCTGCTCGTCCGCTCCCTGCGCACCGCCTTCGACCTGCTGGGCGGACAGCCGCGCGGCCTGGAGGTGGTGTGCGCCAACCGCATCCCGCACGGTCGTGGCCTGGGCTCCTCCTCCGCCGCCATCTGCGCCGGTGTGATGGCGGCCCGCGCCGTGACCACCGGCGGCGAGGCCCGGCTGGACGACACCGCGTTGCTGGAGCTCGCCACCGAGATCGAGGGCCACCCCGACAATGTCGCCGCCTGCCTGCTCGGCGGCTTCACCCTGGCCTGGACGGACGGCGGTGCGGCCCGCGCGTTGCGGATGGCGCCCGCCGCCTCCCTCGTCCCGGTGGTCTTCGTCCCCGCCCAGCCCCTGCTCACGCAGACCGCGCGGGGGCTGCTGCCGCGCACCGTGCCGCATGTCGACGCGGCGTTCAACGCGGGCCGCGCGGCGCTGCTGGTGGAAGCCATGACGCGCCGCCCGGAGCTGCTGCTGGCCGCCACCGAGGACCGGCTGCACCAGGAGTACCGGGCCCCGGCGATGACGGAGAGCGCGGATCTGGTCGGCCGGCTGCGCAGCGAGGGCGTCCCCGCCGTGATCTCGGGAGCGGGCCCGACGGTCCTGGCGCTGGCCTCGGACGAGGGCGAGGCCGACAAGGTGTCCAGGCTGGCGGGTGAGGGCTGGACGGCGAACCGGCTGGCTCTCGACCTGGACGGCGCAAGCGTCCTGCCGCTCTCCGCCGGGGCCCGGAGCGGTCCTGACGAGGCCGGGAACGCGCCGGGAGGCACGGACAGCGGGTCCCGGTGA
- the rho gene encoding transcription termination factor Rho has translation MSDTTDLMGVNADTAADGAAAPATDASATPASGAAPRRRRSGTGLEGMVLAELQQVASGLGIKGTARMRKSQLIEVIKERQAGGSSDSAPAASDKGGKTAESKQAKPAKSADAGDATSGGDGAEEAKPKRRATSRARTGEPESAQQDGQGQIDIPGQTEGDAKAAQEGGRGRRGKGEADGAEGRTDGRSGAESKQDGKDNRDGRPERSEKDGKGGSSGEGKQQQDRPSKRERQRDRDRNRNKNDGGGGGGQQNQGGGGGGRRDDGFDDDGGGRRGRRGRYRDRRGRRGGREDFEPQIAEDDVLIPVAGILDILDNYAFVRTSGYLPGPNDVYVSLAQVRKNGLRKGDHVTGAVRQPREGERREKFNALVRLDSVNGMTPDDGKGRSEFNKLTPLYPQERLRLETEPNQLTPRIIDLVSPVGKGQRGLIVAPPKAGKTMVLQSIANSITRNNPECHLMVVLVDERPEEVTDMQRSVKGEVISSTFDRPAEDHTTIAELAIERAKRLVELGHDVVILLDNITRLARAYNLAAPASGRILSGGVDSTALYPPKKFFGAARNIEDGGSLTILAAALVETGSRMEEVIFEEFKGTGNMELKLDRKLAEKRIFPAVDVDASSTRKEEILMANEELQIVWKLRRVLHALDQQQAIELLLDKMKQTKSNAEFLLQIQKNTPTPGGQD, from the coding sequence GTGAGCGACACCACCGATCTGATGGGCGTGAACGCCGATACCGCCGCCGACGGTGCCGCGGCGCCCGCCACGGACGCATCCGCCACGCCTGCCTCCGGTGCCGCACCCAGGCGACGGCGCTCCGGCACGGGGCTGGAGGGCATGGTTCTGGCCGAGCTCCAGCAGGTCGCCTCCGGCCTCGGTATCAAGGGCACCGCGCGGATGCGCAAGAGCCAACTGATCGAGGTCATCAAGGAGCGCCAGGCAGGCGGAAGTTCGGACTCCGCGCCCGCGGCCTCGGACAAGGGCGGCAAGACCGCCGAGAGCAAGCAGGCCAAGCCGGCCAAGAGCGCCGACGCCGGGGACGCCACGTCCGGCGGTGACGGCGCCGAGGAGGCCAAGCCCAAGCGCCGCGCCACCTCCCGGGCCCGCACCGGCGAGCCCGAGTCCGCACAGCAGGACGGGCAGGGCCAGATCGACATCCCCGGCCAGACCGAGGGCGACGCCAAGGCGGCCCAGGAGGGCGGCCGCGGCCGCCGCGGCAAGGGCGAGGCCGACGGCGCCGAGGGCCGTACGGACGGCCGGTCCGGCGCCGAGAGCAAGCAGGACGGCAAGGACAACCGGGACGGCCGGCCCGAGCGCTCCGAGAAGGACGGCAAGGGCGGCTCCTCCGGCGAGGGCAAGCAGCAGCAGGACCGGCCCTCCAAGCGCGAGCGCCAGCGCGACCGCGACCGCAACCGCAACAAGAACGACGGCGGTGGCGGTGGCGGCCAGCAGAACCAGGGCGGCGGCGGTGGCGGCCGCCGTGACGACGGCTTCGACGACGACGGCGGTGGCCGCCGCGGCCGGCGCGGCCGCTACCGCGACCGGCGGGGCCGCCGCGGCGGCCGCGAGGACTTCGAGCCGCAGATCGCCGAGGACGACGTCCTGATCCCCGTCGCGGGCATCCTCGACATCCTCGACAACTACGCGTTCGTCCGCACCTCGGGCTATCTGCCGGGGCCGAACGACGTGTACGTCTCGCTGGCCCAGGTCCGCAAGAACGGCCTGCGCAAGGGCGACCACGTCACCGGCGCGGTGCGCCAGCCGCGGGAGGGCGAGCGGCGCGAGAAGTTCAACGCGCTGGTCCGCCTGGACTCGGTCAACGGCATGACGCCCGACGACGGCAAGGGCCGCTCCGAGTTCAACAAGCTCACCCCGCTCTACCCGCAGGAGCGGCTGCGGCTGGAGACGGAGCCCAACCAGCTCACCCCGCGGATCATCGACCTGGTCTCGCCGGTCGGCAAGGGCCAGCGCGGTCTGATCGTGGCCCCGCCCAAGGCGGGCAAGACGATGGTGCTCCAGTCGATCGCCAACTCGATCACCCGGAACAACCCCGAGTGCCACCTGATGGTCGTCCTGGTCGACGAGCGTCCGGAAGAGGTCACCGACATGCAGCGGTCGGTCAAGGGCGAGGTCATCTCCTCGACCTTCGACCGCCCGGCCGAGGACCACACCACCATCGCCGAGCTCGCCATCGAGCGGGCCAAGCGGCTGGTGGAGCTCGGGCACGACGTGGTGATCCTGCTGGACAACATCACCCGGCTCGCCCGCGCCTACAACCTCGCCGCGCCCGCCTCGGGCCGCATCCTCTCCGGTGGTGTGGACTCCACGGCGCTGTACCCGCCGAAGAAGTTCTTCGGCGCGGCGCGGAACATCGAGGACGGCGGCTCCCTGACGATCCTCGCCGCGGCGCTGGTGGAGACCGGCTCCCGGATGGAGGAGGTCATCTTCGAGGAGTTCAAGGGCACCGGCAACATGGAGCTCAAGCTCGACCGCAAGCTCGCCGAGAAGCGGATCTTCCCCGCGGTGGACGTGGACGCGTCCAGCACCCGCAAGGAGGAGATCCTCATGGCGAACGAGGAGCTCCAGATCGTCTGGAAGCTGCGGCGCGTGCTGCACGCCCTGGACCAGCAGCAGGCCATCGAGCTGCTGCTGGACAAGATGAAGCAGACGAAGTCCAACGCGGAGTTCCTGCTCCAGATCCAGAAGAACACCCCGACCCCCGGCGGCCAGGACTGA
- the thrC gene encoding threonine synthase — MREAGDAGASAAPAVGPGAGRPQWRGIIEEYRDRLPVAPGTAPVTLREGGTPLVPAQKLSELTGCDVHLKVEGANPTGSFKDRGMTMAITRAKEEGAQAVICASTGNTSASAAAYAVRAGMVCAVLVPQGKIALGKMGQALVHGAKILQVDGNFDDCLELARGLSDKYPVALVNSVNPVRIEGQKTAAFEIVDMLGDAPDIHVLPVGNAGNITAYWKGYREYRQDGPAARTPRMWGYQASGAAPIVRGEAVKEPSTIATAIRIGNPASWTLAEQARDESGGFIDAVTDRQILRAYRLLAAQEGVFVEPASAASVAGLLQAAEQGRVDPGQRIVCTVTGNGLKDPDWAVAGAPQPIVVPVDADAAAERLGLV, encoded by the coding sequence ATGCGGGAGGCCGGCGACGCCGGTGCTTCAGCCGCGCCCGCCGTCGGGCCCGGTGCGGGGCGCCCGCAGTGGCGCGGCATCATCGAGGAGTACCGGGACCGGCTGCCGGTGGCGCCCGGGACCGCGCCCGTCACCCTCCGTGAGGGCGGCACGCCGCTGGTGCCGGCCCAGAAGCTCTCCGAGCTGACCGGCTGCGACGTGCACCTCAAGGTGGAGGGAGCCAATCCCACCGGGTCCTTCAAGGACCGCGGGATGACGATGGCCATCACCCGTGCCAAGGAGGAGGGGGCCCAGGCCGTCATCTGCGCCTCCACCGGGAACACCTCGGCTTCGGCGGCGGCCTACGCCGTGCGGGCCGGGATGGTCTGCGCCGTGCTGGTGCCGCAGGGCAAGATCGCGCTGGGCAAGATGGGCCAGGCGCTGGTGCACGGCGCGAAGATCCTCCAGGTCGACGGCAACTTCGACGACTGCCTGGAGCTGGCCCGCGGGCTCTCGGACAAGTATCCGGTGGCGCTGGTCAATTCCGTCAACCCGGTGCGGATCGAGGGGCAGAAGACCGCGGCGTTCGAGATCGTGGACATGCTCGGCGACGCGCCGGACATCCATGTCCTCCCGGTGGGCAACGCGGGTAACATCACGGCCTACTGGAAGGGCTACCGCGAGTACCGGCAGGACGGTCCGGCCGCCCGCACCCCGCGGATGTGGGGCTACCAGGCATCGGGCGCGGCGCCGATCGTGCGGGGCGAGGCCGTCAAGGAGCCGAGCACCATCGCCACCGCCATCCGGATCGGCAACCCGGCGTCCTGGACCCTGGCCGAGCAGGCGCGCGACGAGTCCGGCGGATTCATCGACGCGGTGACCGACCGTCAGATTCTCCGTGCCTACCGGCTGTTGGCCGCGCAGGAGGGTGTCTTCGTGGAGCCCGCCTCGGCCGCCTCGGTCGCGGGTCTGCTGCAGGCCGCCGAGCAGGGCAGGGTCGATCCCGGGCAGCGCATCGTCTGCACCGTCACCGGCAACGGACTCAAGGACCCGGACTGGGCCGTGGCGGGTGCGCCGCAGCCGATCGTGGTACCCGTCGACGCGGACGCGGCCGCCGAGCGCCTCGGCCTGGTCTGA